Proteins from a single region of Psychrobacter cryohalolentis K5:
- a CDS encoding carboxy terminal-processing peptidase codes for MKKQPAQWLLSAASVGIAGLILTQSYGTAVADTNTEGFKQTPEQQVTTRQVAALLDRSHYLNQPLDTATGSEILSMYIDSLDPNHTLFLQSDVDEFKKKYADEFGARLKRGDLSTGVEVFERYRKRSNEYFAMAKKMLKTDINLTSKDNIVLDREKLNHFKTKKEQRDYWASQLKFQLMSITLGKEDEKAKEKVFLDNPDITRGQDLVRNDERTPSEILLNRLSRQQEQFTRLKDDEIMETILNTAMLTYDPHSNYYAPIQANELQIQSSLQLEGIGVSIRPDRKNPDYTRIVTLVDGGPAAKSGQIKPNDLIIGIAKDGETMTDVVGWSTREIVSLIRGKRGTSVTIKVRQPNTPDASARNVTVVRDIIAQEESGVTQRVVEVQRPNIDKTPKRIGVLEIPSFYLNYRARRNGEDYRSVSIDTEKALKELNKKNIDGLVVDLRNNPGGSLDEVAKMLGFFIKSGPLVQIRDNRGNIQVYRDDDGGEQLYDGKVVVLTNLASASASEIFAAAIQDYGRGLIVGSTTTGKGSAQIQLDSLALGSATLTQRKFYRITGGSTQNKGVVPDIELVNIYDDATFGERAQKKALPWDTIKTAPYKPEGNFTSNTLATLNQQSKIRQQKNPQFVYLSTLNDIRNMEDEKKPVALDINKRRAKMQLIEKRSLEAENKRQIATGERPYANWNTYQAAMDAKFEERSQMKAAERPELLEDEAFINEAAYIMLSAEPTKLSSPEEKL; via the coding sequence ATGAAAAAACAACCAGCACAGTGGTTACTCAGTGCAGCGTCAGTGGGCATCGCAGGTTTAATTCTTACCCAGAGCTACGGCACTGCAGTAGCTGATACCAATACCGAAGGTTTTAAACAGACGCCTGAGCAACAGGTTACCACGCGCCAAGTAGCGGCATTGCTGGATCGCAGTCATTATCTTAATCAGCCACTGGATACAGCGACTGGTAGCGAGATTTTGTCTATGTATATCGATAGTCTCGATCCAAACCATACGTTGTTTTTGCAATCTGATGTTGATGAGTTTAAGAAAAAGTATGCCGATGAATTTGGTGCGCGTTTAAAGCGTGGTGATTTGTCTACTGGGGTAGAAGTATTTGAGCGCTATCGTAAACGCTCAAATGAGTATTTTGCCATGGCAAAAAAGATGCTAAAAACGGATATCAATTTGACCAGCAAGGATAACATTGTCCTTGACCGTGAAAAACTCAATCATTTTAAAACCAAAAAAGAGCAGCGCGACTATTGGGCAAGTCAGTTAAAGTTTCAGTTGATGAGTATTACTTTGGGTAAGGAAGATGAAAAAGCAAAAGAAAAAGTCTTTTTAGACAACCCAGATATCACGCGTGGTCAAGATTTGGTCCGTAATGATGAGCGCACGCCAAGTGAGATTTTACTAAACCGATTGTCTCGTCAGCAAGAGCAGTTTACCCGTCTCAAAGATGATGAGATTATGGAAACCATCTTAAACACGGCGATGCTGACCTACGATCCTCACAGTAATTATTACGCGCCAATTCAAGCCAATGAGCTGCAAATACAATCTAGCCTACAGTTAGAAGGGATTGGGGTATCTATCCGCCCTGACCGCAAAAACCCAGACTATACCCGTATTGTTACCTTAGTCGATGGCGGTCCGGCAGCAAAATCCGGTCAAATTAAGCCCAACGATTTAATTATTGGTATTGCCAAAGACGGCGAGACCATGACCGATGTGGTTGGTTGGTCAACGCGAGAAATCGTCAGTCTGATTCGTGGTAAGCGCGGTACATCGGTGACGATTAAAGTTCGTCAGCCTAATACCCCTGATGCCAGCGCCCGTAATGTAACCGTGGTTCGAGATATTATTGCACAAGAAGAATCAGGCGTCACTCAGCGTGTTGTTGAAGTTCAGCGTCCAAATATCGATAAAACTCCGAAACGTATCGGTGTTCTTGAAATACCAAGCTTTTATTTGAACTACCGAGCCCGCCGTAATGGTGAGGATTATCGTAGTGTCAGTATCGATACCGAAAAAGCATTGAAAGAGTTAAATAAAAAGAATATCGATGGCTTGGTCGTTGATTTGCGCAATAATCCAGGTGGCTCACTAGATGAAGTTGCCAAGATGCTTGGCTTCTTTATTAAGAGTGGTCCGCTAGTACAGATTCGTGATAATCGTGGCAATATTCAAGTCTACCGTGATGATGACGGTGGTGAGCAGCTATATGATGGTAAGGTAGTCGTTTTGACCAATCTTGCATCTGCGTCAGCAAGTGAGATTTTTGCTGCCGCTATCCAAGACTATGGACGTGGCTTGATAGTCGGTAGTACTACAACAGGTAAAGGCTCAGCGCAAATCCAATTAGACAGCTTGGCGCTTGGTTCTGCGACATTAACGCAGCGTAAATTCTATCGTATCACCGGTGGTAGTACGCAGAATAAAGGCGTGGTCCCTGATATTGAATTGGTCAACATCTATGACGATGCAACCTTTGGCGAGCGCGCACAGAAAAAGGCGCTGCCTTGGGATACAATTAAGACTGCACCGTATAAGCCTGAAGGTAACTTCACGTCGAATACCTTGGCGACGCTAAACCAACAGTCGAAAATCCGCCAACAAAAAAATCCGCAGTTCGTTTATTTATCAACGCTCAATGATATCCGTAATATGGAAGATGAGAAAAAACCAGTTGCGCTCGATATCAATAAACGCCGTGCCAAAATGCAGCTAATAGAAAAACGCTCCCTAGAGGCTGAGAACAAGCGTCAGATTGCAACTGGTGAGCGTCCTTATGCCAACTGGAATACTTATCAAGCGGCAATGGATGCAAAGTTTGAAGAGCGCAGTCAGATGAAGGCTGCTGAACGTCCAGAGCTACTAGAAGATGAAGCTTTCATTAATGAAGCGGCTTATATTATGCTCAGTGCTGAGCCAACAAAGCTGAGCAGTCCTGAAGAAAAGCTATAA
- a CDS encoding FKBP-type peptidyl-prolyl cis-trans isomerase, with amino-acid sequence MTTIAKDTAVKFNYTLKDDEGNILDQSPEGQPLAYLHGHSNIIPGLEQQLEGKSAGERVNAVVEPADGYGEYQEQAVQHVPRDNFQGVEDIQPGMQFQSEAGGQVMLVTVTAVSDKEVTVDANHPLAGKRLTFDVEIQEVRAATEDELNHGHVHGAGGVEH; translated from the coding sequence ATGACTACTATCGCAAAAGACACTGCCGTCAAGTTCAACTACACGCTAAAAGACGACGAAGGTAATATCCTTGACCAATCTCCAGAAGGTCAACCACTTGCTTATTTGCATGGTCACAGTAATATCATCCCAGGTCTAGAGCAACAACTAGAAGGTAAATCTGCTGGCGAAAGAGTTAATGCTGTTGTTGAGCCTGCTGATGGTTACGGCGAATACCAAGAACAAGCGGTACAACATGTACCACGTGACAACTTCCAAGGCGTTGAAGATATCCAGCCTGGTATGCAGTTTCAGTCAGAAGCTGGTGGTCAAGTGATGCTAGTTACTGTGACTGCCGTCAGTGACAAAGAAGTGACTGTTGATGCAAACCATCCACTAGCTGGCAAGCGTTTGACTTTTGATGTTGAAATCCAAGAAGTACGTGCTGCTACTGAAGATGAACTAAACCACGGTCATGTACATGGCGCAGGTGGCGTTGAACACTAA
- a CDS encoding M61 family metallopeptidase, translated as MTSLSHAADNQPSNINYQFDFERFLEHLVDVTLRFTTDTDAPSLWLPAWIPGSYLMREFARNITAVHYEILDKELSDNQIANNKNPKCYRAQKTDKHTWQLPHAKAGQTISVYYEVYCYDLSVRTAYVDQQRLYGNFTSLALAVAGQEQSPIQVSLMVPEAFFIDKNKDQVLLACGLKATHLQSDQQYLYGVQADSYHELIDYPFEIAIQEKFDFIIQDNQHQTLSHQFFLAGKHNANMGRLQQDLTRICQMYLNWLGDAPFNDYTFMTYASGQDYGGLEHINSTSLIIPRRDLPRINEPALPSSDYQRFLGLCSHEYFHAWWVKTVRPDVMLDVDLRCEAFTPLLWVFEGFTSYIDDFMLQASGVIDKASYLKLLAEQINRYHQTPGRAQQSVAESSFDAWIKLYRNDENTGNAGISYYNKGALVALCLDLTLLEKSAGHYRLFDVVKAFYKQAKQNDNQRVGISSADMGTVIGQFMPVADWEEFERCYVNGVKELPLKPLLAANGIQLHSNTKETADKHVPWGMRCTETPMGLKVSKVARASAAAKAGLSAHDVIIAIDGIKADNKQLALFNDASHDIECHLFRRDELMTVKVVPKIDTDECDGLDKVFPHSISLRLAKANTDDENKINELKTESAWLDVMKGAQS; from the coding sequence ATGACTTCACTCTCTCATGCTGCCGATAATCAGCCATCTAATATTAACTACCAATTCGACTTTGAGCGTTTTTTAGAGCATCTGGTTGATGTCACGCTTAGGTTTACAACAGATACAGACGCGCCAAGCTTATGGCTACCAGCATGGATACCGGGTAGTTATTTGATGCGTGAATTTGCTCGAAATATCACCGCTGTACATTACGAGATATTGGATAAAGAGTTATCGGATAACCAGATTGCGAATAATAAAAATCCTAAGTGTTATCGCGCGCAAAAAACTGATAAGCACACATGGCAATTGCCACATGCAAAAGCAGGGCAAACGATAAGTGTATATTACGAAGTATATTGTTATGATTTATCGGTACGCACGGCTTATGTCGATCAGCAGCGCTTGTACGGCAATTTTACCTCACTGGCATTGGCAGTTGCTGGGCAAGAGCAATCACCAATCCAAGTTAGCTTGATGGTACCCGAAGCCTTTTTTATTGATAAAAATAAAGATCAAGTATTACTAGCGTGTGGACTTAAAGCCACACATTTACAAAGCGATCAGCAATATTTATATGGTGTGCAAGCGGACAGCTATCACGAACTGATTGATTATCCGTTTGAGATTGCGATACAAGAGAAATTTGATTTTATCATTCAAGATAATCAGCATCAGACGCTGAGCCATCAATTTTTCCTCGCAGGTAAGCATAATGCCAATATGGGACGATTGCAGCAAGACCTAACTCGGATCTGCCAGATGTATCTCAATTGGTTGGGTGACGCGCCATTTAATGATTATACTTTTATGACTTATGCTAGTGGGCAAGATTATGGCGGCTTGGAGCACATCAATTCGACCAGTTTGATTATCCCACGCCGTGATTTACCTCGTATCAATGAGCCAGCACTACCAAGTAGCGATTACCAACGATTTTTAGGCTTGTGTAGTCATGAGTATTTTCATGCGTGGTGGGTCAAGACAGTTCGTCCCGATGTGATGCTAGATGTGGATTTACGCTGCGAAGCTTTTACACCTTTGCTATGGGTATTTGAAGGCTTTACCTCCTATATCGACGATTTTATGCTGCAAGCCTCAGGGGTTATTGATAAGGCAAGCTATCTAAAGTTATTGGCAGAACAAATTAATCGCTATCACCAAACGCCGGGTCGCGCACAGCAAAGTGTGGCAGAATCGAGCTTTGATGCGTGGATTAAGCTGTATCGCAACGATGAAAATACTGGCAATGCGGGTATCAGTTACTACAATAAAGGAGCTTTAGTGGCGTTATGTCTTGATTTAACGCTACTAGAAAAAAGCGCGGGACATTATCGTTTATTTGATGTGGTCAAAGCTTTTTATAAACAAGCGAAGCAAAATGACAATCAGCGCGTCGGGATTAGTAGTGCCGATATGGGGACTGTCATTGGGCAGTTTATGCCAGTAGCGGATTGGGAAGAGTTTGAGCGCTGCTATGTTAATGGTGTTAAAGAGTTGCCTCTGAAACCGTTGTTAGCCGCTAACGGTATTCAGTTACATAGTAATACCAAAGAGACCGCTGATAAACATGTACCGTGGGGTATGAGATGTACTGAAACGCCAATGGGACTCAAGGTCAGTAAGGTAGCGCGCGCGAGCGCCGCGGCAAAAGCTGGACTCTCAGCACATGATGTTATTATCGCAATTGATGGTATCAAAGCAGATAACAAACAACTAGCGCTATTCAATGATGCATCACACGACATTGAATGCCATTTGTTTCGCCGTGATGAGCTGATGACGGTTAAGGTTGTACCGAAAATCGATACAGATGAGTGTGATGGTTTAGATAAAGTCTTTCCACATAGTATTAGCTTGCGTTTAGCAAAGGCTAATACAGATGATGAAAATAAGATAAATGAATTAAAAACAGAAAGTGCTTGGTTAGATGTGATGAAGGGTGCCCAGTCATAG
- a CDS encoding CopM family metallochaperone encodes MTAFHRFALFATGVSATLLISACQPASDDVEVNAVQDDAPVVAEQVDNHEDMDAHDMMTADTTPDEMPMTDIFKDYTKSMTDMHNEMMVGMAYNDPDTAFAKSMLGHHHGAVDMAKIELKYGTDETMRKLAKDIIDSQQLEIDIINKWLASHPDAPKPKPDTQAMQQAYTVGMQAMHDNMMTGIANPVPDMAFASGMLPHHRGAVDMAMIQLQYGADKEMRKLAQDIIDAQQPEIIWLQEWIAKTTKPNA; translated from the coding sequence ATGACTGCTTTTCATCGTTTTGCCTTGTTTGCTACTGGCGTGTCTGCTACGCTATTAATAAGTGCTTGCCAGCCAGCATCAGATGATGTTGAGGTGAATGCAGTGCAAGACGATGCACCGGTCGTAGCAGAGCAAGTTGACAACCATGAAGATATGGATGCTCACGATATGATGACTGCTGATACTACGCCAGATGAGATGCCAATGACGGACATATTTAAAGACTATACGAAGTCTATGACTGATATGCATAATGAGATGATGGTAGGTATGGCTTATAATGATCCTGATACAGCCTTTGCAAAAAGTATGCTTGGGCATCATCATGGTGCAGTAGATATGGCAAAGATTGAGCTTAAATACGGTACTGATGAGACGATGCGTAAGCTGGCAAAAGACATCATTGACTCACAGCAGCTTGAGATTGATATTATAAATAAATGGCTTGCTAGCCACCCTGATGCGCCCAAGCCGAAGCCCGATACCCAAGCAATGCAACAAGCTTATACGGTAGGCATGCAAGCCATGCATGACAACATGATGACTGGCATCGCAAACCCTGTGCCAGACATGGCATTTGCAAGTGGTATGCTGCCTCATCATCGCGGCGCGGTAGATATGGCAATGATACAGCTCCAATATGGTGCTGATAAAGAAATGCGTAAATTGGCACAAGACATCATTGATGCCCAGCAGCCTGAAATTATATGGTTACAAGAGTGGATTGCAAAAACCACAAAACCTAATGCTTAA
- a CDS encoding rRNA large subunit pseudouridine synthase E, producing MSSSSLILFNKPYGVQSQFRDESNNDHTTLSEYFTDKSLRIAGRLDATSEGLLILTSDGRINKAITQPPSAKGFAQNKQKQGKTYLVQVEGMVTSVQLKALASGVVLKDGKTLPASAVLVDEVDLPITLWEREPPIRERKNIPTSWLMLTIYEGKNRQVRRMTAHVGLPCLRLIRWSVAGFELGELGVGEFVRIHLNSEQCRKLGVIG from the coding sequence ATGTCCAGCTCTAGCCTGATTTTGTTTAATAAGCCTTACGGAGTACAAAGTCAATTCCGTGATGAAAGCAATAATGACCATACTACTCTATCAGAATATTTTACGGACAAGTCACTCCGTATCGCTGGTCGACTTGATGCTACCTCAGAGGGGCTACTGATTTTGACCAGTGATGGACGCATTAATAAAGCCATCACGCAGCCACCATCTGCAAAGGGTTTTGCGCAAAACAAACAAAAACAAGGTAAGACTTACTTGGTGCAAGTAGAAGGCATGGTCACTTCTGTCCAATTAAAGGCGCTGGCGTCAGGCGTGGTCTTGAAAGACGGTAAGACATTGCCTGCCTCTGCAGTATTGGTGGATGAAGTCGACTTGCCGATTACATTATGGGAGCGTGAGCCGCCTATTCGTGAGCGTAAAAATATCCCAACGTCATGGTTGATGCTGACTATTTATGAAGGCAAAAATCGCCAAGTGAGGCGTATGACTGCGCATGTAGGGCTGCCTTGCTTACGCTTGATACGCTGGTCAGTGGCAGGATTTGAGCTTGGAGAGTTGGGCGTTGGTGAGTTTGTACGCATTCATTTAAATAGTGAGCAATGCCGAAAACTTGGCGTCATAGGTTAG
- the icd gene encoding NADP-dependent isocitrate dehydrogenase: protein MSYNKVIVPINGEKITVNADLSFNIPNHPIIPFIEGDGIGVDITPVMIEVIDAAVEKAYKGKKSIVWMETYCGEKASKIYDGEFMPEETLDVLCDYVISIKGPLTTPVGGGMRSLNVAMRQELDLYVCQRPVRWFEGVPSPVQHPELTDMIIFRENSEDIYAGIEWKAGSEDAKKVIKFLKEEMGVTQIRFSEDCGIGIKPVSKEGSQRLICKAIQHAIDNDLPNVTLVHKGNIMKFTEGAFKEWGYEVATECFGAQLLDGGPWMTITNPKTGHKIVIKDVIADAFLQQILMRPADYSVIATLNLNGDYISDALAAQVGGIGIAPGANKGVAIAVYEATHGTAPKYAGQNKVNPGSLILSAEMMLRDMGWTKAADLVIEGIQGAIKNKTVTYDFERLMPDATLLSTSEFGKAIIKHMNA, encoded by the coding sequence ATGTCATATAACAAGGTTATCGTACCAATAAACGGCGAAAAAATAACCGTAAATGCTGATTTATCCTTCAATATTCCAAATCATCCGATCATTCCCTTTATCGAAGGCGATGGCATCGGCGTTGATATCACACCTGTCATGATTGAAGTGATTGATGCGGCAGTTGAAAAAGCTTATAAAGGCAAAAAGTCCATCGTTTGGATGGAGACCTATTGCGGTGAAAAAGCCTCTAAAATTTATGACGGCGAATTTATGCCAGAAGAGACGCTTGATGTGTTGTGTGATTATGTCATCAGTATAAAAGGTCCGCTGACCACGCCAGTTGGCGGTGGTATGCGCTCGCTGAACGTGGCAATGCGACAAGAGCTTGATTTGTACGTTTGTCAGCGTCCTGTACGTTGGTTCGAAGGCGTTCCAAGTCCTGTCCAACATCCTGAGTTGACTGATATGATTATTTTCCGCGAAAACTCAGAAGATATCTATGCCGGTATCGAGTGGAAAGCAGGCAGTGAGGATGCCAAAAAAGTCATTAAGTTTTTAAAAGAAGAGATGGGCGTGACACAGATTCGCTTTTCAGAAGATTGTGGCATTGGTATCAAGCCAGTATCAAAAGAGGGCTCACAGCGTTTGATTTGTAAAGCGATTCAGCACGCCATCGACAATGACTTGCCCAATGTGACGCTTGTGCATAAAGGCAATATTATGAAGTTCACTGAAGGCGCTTTTAAAGAGTGGGGATATGAAGTTGCTACTGAGTGCTTTGGTGCTCAATTACTAGATGGTGGCCCTTGGATGACGATAACAAATCCTAAGACGGGTCATAAGATTGTGATTAAAGATGTGATTGCGGATGCGTTTTTGCAGCAAATCCTGATGCGTCCAGCTGACTACTCAGTGATTGCGACATTAAACCTAAACGGCGACTACATCTCTGACGCGTTAGCCGCGCAAGTCGGTGGTATCGGTATTGCTCCGGGTGCTAATAAAGGAGTTGCTATTGCCGTATATGAGGCAACCCATGGTACAGCTCCAAAGTACGCCGGACAAAACAAAGTCAATCCGGGTTCGCTTATTTTGTCAGCTGAGATGATGTTACGTGATATGGGCTGGACAAAGGCCGCTGACTTGGTCATCGAAGGTATCCAAGGTGCTATCAAAAATAAGACCGTGACCTACGATTTTGAACGCTTGATGCCGGATGCCACCTTACTGAGTACCTCTGAGTTTGGTAAAGCAATCATCAAACATATGAATGCGTAA
- a CDS encoding NADP-dependent isocitrate dehydrogenase: MSKIIYTKTDEAPALATVSFLPIVKAFTHTAGIEVDTSDISVAARVLAEFPEFLSEEQRVPDNLAELGRLTQDPNTNIIKLPNISASVQQLKAAIKELQGKGYAIPDFPDDPKTDEEKSIRLRYGKSLGSSVNPVLREGNSDRRAPKAVKNYARKHPHSMGEWKQWSQTHVSHMHSGDFYDGEQSITLDKARTVRMERLADDGTVNVFKTGIALLDKEVIDLMFMSKKSLLDFYEREMEDCREAGILFSLHVKATMMKVSHPIVFGHAVRIYYKDAFQKHGALFDELGVNVNNGMASLYEKIAELPASLREEIERDLHACQVHRPRLAMVDSSKGITNFHSPSDIIVDASMPAMIRNGGKMWGADGKLYDCKAVMPESTFARIYQEMINFCKWHGNFDPTTMGTVPNVGLMAQKAEEYGSHDKTFEASDNGIARIVDEETNEILLEQRVEKGDIWRMCQVKDEPIQDWVKLAVRRARESNTPVIFWLDPYRPHENELIKKVKMYLKDHDTTGLHIETMSQVRAMRYTLERVARGLDTISATGNILRDYLTDLFPILELGTSAKMLSVVPLMKGGGLFETGAGGSAPKHVQQLVEENHLRWDSLGEFLALTVSLEHLAQNDNNPKAQVLADTLDRATEKLLLNDKSPSRKTGELDNRGSHFYLAMYWAQELAAQEQDGELKAQFTALAQNLESNEAAIIKELNDAQGKPMDLKGYYLADEALAEQAMRPSTLFNNAIASL, encoded by the coding sequence ATGTCAAAAATTATTTATACAAAAACCGACGAAGCCCCAGCGCTTGCAACCGTATCATTCTTGCCTATTGTCAAAGCATTTACTCACACAGCAGGCATTGAAGTTGACACCAGTGATATCTCAGTTGCTGCGCGTGTATTGGCTGAATTCCCTGAGTTTTTAAGTGAAGAGCAACGCGTTCCTGATAACTTAGCTGAGCTAGGTCGTCTGACACAAGATCCAAACACCAACATCATTAAACTGCCAAATATCAGTGCTTCTGTTCAACAGTTGAAAGCAGCTATTAAAGAGCTACAAGGTAAAGGCTACGCTATTCCTGATTTTCCAGATGACCCAAAAACTGACGAAGAAAAATCGATTCGTCTGCGTTATGGCAAAAGTCTAGGCAGCTCGGTAAACCCTGTACTTCGTGAAGGTAACTCAGATCGCCGCGCACCAAAAGCGGTCAAAAACTACGCACGCAAACATCCGCATTCTATGGGTGAATGGAAACAATGGTCACAAACGCATGTATCACATATGCACAGCGGCGACTTCTATGATGGCGAGCAATCTATCACTTTAGATAAAGCGCGTACTGTACGTATGGAACGCTTAGCGGACGATGGCACTGTAAATGTATTCAAAACAGGCATCGCTTTGCTTGATAAAGAAGTCATCGATCTTATGTTTATGAGCAAAAAATCACTGCTTGATTTTTATGAGCGTGAAATGGAAGACTGCCGTGAAGCTGGTATCTTATTCTCGTTGCACGTAAAAGCGACCATGATGAAAGTATCACACCCTATCGTCTTCGGTCATGCGGTCAGAATCTACTATAAAGATGCTTTCCAAAAGCATGGCGCATTATTTGACGAGCTAGGTGTCAATGTTAATAACGGCATGGCAAGTTTGTATGAAAAAATTGCCGAGTTGCCAGCCAGTTTGCGTGAAGAGATTGAGCGTGATCTACATGCTTGCCAAGTCCACCGCCCACGTTTGGCGATGGTTGATTCATCAAAAGGCATCACCAACTTCCATTCGCCAAGTGACATCATCGTTGATGCATCCATGCCAGCTATGATTCGTAACGGCGGAAAAATGTGGGGTGCTGATGGTAAACTATATGACTGTAAAGCTGTCATGCCAGAATCTACCTTTGCCCGCATTTATCAAGAAATGATCAATTTCTGCAAATGGCATGGCAACTTTGATCCAACAACGATGGGTACAGTACCTAACGTCGGTCTAATGGCTCAAAAAGCGGAAGAATATGGCTCACACGACAAGACTTTTGAAGCGAGCGATAACGGTATTGCTCGTATTGTTGACGAAGAAACAAATGAAATCTTGCTTGAGCAGCGTGTTGAAAAAGGTGATATCTGGCGCATGTGTCAGGTTAAAGATGAGCCTATCCAAGATTGGGTCAAGCTTGCAGTACGCCGTGCACGCGAATCGAATACACCAGTTATCTTTTGGTTAGACCCGTATCGTCCACACGAAAACGAGCTGATCAAAAAGGTAAAAATGTATTTAAAAGATCATGATACCACTGGTCTACATATCGAAACCATGTCACAAGTTCGTGCCATGCGTTATACCTTAGAGCGCGTTGCTCGTGGTCTTGATACGATTTCTGCTACTGGTAATATCTTACGTGATTATCTCACTGACTTATTCCCGATTTTAGAATTGGGCACCAGTGCTAAGATGTTGTCAGTGGTTCCATTAATGAAGGGCGGCGGTTTGTTTGAAACAGGCGCTGGCGGTTCAGCACCAAAGCATGTACAACAATTGGTTGAAGAAAACCACTTACGTTGGGATTCTTTGGGTGAGTTCTTGGCATTGACTGTGTCGCTAGAGCATTTAGCACAGAATGACAACAACCCTAAAGCTCAGGTATTGGCTGATACCTTAGATAGAGCAACTGAAAAGCTGTTATTGAATGACAAGTCTCCATCACGCAAAACTGGTGAGCTTGACAATCGTGGCAGTCACTTCTATCTTGCGATGTATTGGGCACAAGAGCTTGCCGCTCAAGAGCAAGACGGCGAGCTAAAAGCACAATTTACCGCACTTGCGCAGAATCTTGAGAGCAATGAAGCAGCTATTATCAAAGAGCTAAATGATGCTCAAGGTAAGCCTATGGATCTTAAAGGCTATTACCTAGCGGATGAAGCATTGGCTGAGCAAGCAATGCGTCCTAGCACTTTGTTCAATAACGCCATTGCTTCATTATAA
- a CDS encoding GNAT family N-acetyltransferase: MNLQYALLNDTSWQSLGNWQTPDTPFMSFAFWQALSDTGAIGEEAGWLPIYILVHRVDADDDFVVQQNLSSVEASIKVKQPVAVMPVFIKGHHQGEFVFDHSWAQAYAQHGLDYYPRLVTSAPYTPITGQRLWLAAGETLDADIIKTVIAGVDDIAQQVDASGWHGLFVTPEMAAIANASLPTDIDIEMALKTQANGVAAKPIELPILERQGCQFLWQNKNLTQDEQPFTDFEAFLTTLKAKKRKTIRAERRKVAEQGITCQRKCGDDITESDWKTFYHCYVMTYAVRGQQPYLTMDFFKALAQHMAEHLMLAQALDANGEIIASSLFLYDKPDNKTATLYGRYWGALGKYDSLHFELCYYQGIEFAIEQGLHYFDPGTQGEHKLIRGFVPTATHSLHRIYDARFVPAIADFCRKDRLHMSQYREQAFEALPFNIDNMPMFDNNE; this comes from the coding sequence ATGAATTTACAATATGCGTTACTGAACGATACCAGTTGGCAAAGCCTTGGCAATTGGCAAACGCCAGACACCCCTTTTATGTCATTTGCCTTTTGGCAAGCGCTTAGTGACACTGGCGCGATTGGCGAAGAGGCTGGCTGGTTACCTATTTATATATTGGTGCACCGTGTAGATGCCGATGATGATTTTGTAGTACAGCAAAATTTGTCTTCTGTAGAAGCTTCTATAAAGGTGAAGCAGCCGGTTGCCGTGATGCCCGTATTTATTAAAGGTCATCACCAAGGGGAATTTGTATTTGACCATTCATGGGCGCAAGCTTATGCGCAGCATGGTCTCGACTATTATCCGCGTTTGGTAACTAGCGCCCCTTATACGCCTATTACTGGGCAGCGCTTATGGCTGGCAGCAGGTGAGACGCTCGATGCTGACATTATAAAGACCGTTATTGCAGGGGTGGATGATATTGCGCAGCAAGTAGATGCCTCTGGCTGGCATGGGCTATTTGTCACGCCTGAGATGGCTGCTATCGCTAACGCATCGCTGCCGACTGATATTGATATAGAAATGGCGCTTAAAACCCAAGCAAATGGTGTAGCGGCAAAACCGATTGAGCTACCGATACTTGAGCGTCAAGGTTGCCAATTTTTATGGCAAAATAAAAATCTAACTCAAGATGAACAGCCATTTACAGATTTTGAAGCATTTTTGACTACGCTCAAAGCCAAAAAACGTAAAACCATTCGGGCTGAGCGCAGAAAAGTTGCTGAGCAAGGTATTACGTGCCAGCGAAAATGCGGTGATGACATTACCGAGTCCGACTGGAAGACTTTTTATCATTGTTATGTAATGACTTATGCGGTACGTGGGCAGCAGCCTTATTTGACCATGGATTTTTTTAAAGCATTAGCGCAACATATGGCTGAGCATTTAATGCTCGCACAAGCACTTGATGCCAACGGTGAGATTATCGCGAGCAGTCTGTTTTTATACGATAAGCCTGACAATAAAACGGCAACTTTGTACGGTCGTTATTGGGGAGCGCTTGGTAAGTATGATAGCTTGCATTTTGAGCTGTGCTATTATCAAGGTATTGAGTTTGCCATCGAGCAAGGCTTGCATTATTTCGACCCAGGAACGCAAGGCGAGCATAAGCTGATTCGTGGCTTTGTTCCAACAGCTACCCACTCACTGCACCGTATTTATGATGCGCGTTTTGTGCCAGCGATTGCTGATTTTTGCCGCAAAGATCGGCTACATATGTCGCAATATCGAGAGCAAGCGTTTGAAGCTTTGCCGTTTAATATTGATAATATGCCAATGTTTGATAACAATGAATAA